The following are encoded in a window of Bordetella genomosp. 10 genomic DNA:
- a CDS encoding LysR substrate-binding domain-containing protein, with product MNLRLVDTFRQVILRGSMTAAAAHLHTSQPSVSRAVADLERSTGLTLFRRHAGRVVPTEAGMAFFREVERSFRGLDSLAQSAREIRLLGSGRLRVACIPALATTLLPIVIAEFCRRWPEAAVSLEMRSESTIARWASAAYCDVGFASLRPDAFGVRIEDLYRGAGVCAVPQAHKLARRRAMTTADLAGEQLIIPSSADVTRIQLDAILHAATSTRVPRIETPYGMTICGLVAEGLGVGIVNPLIAAYRPPAGVRFVPFEPAIVYRGYVVRPEVADENPLADRFVALARQVLAERFDHVVDVVPARA from the coding sequence GTGAACTTGAGACTGGTGGACACCTTCAGGCAGGTCATCTTGCGCGGCAGCATGACGGCGGCGGCCGCGCATCTGCATACTTCCCAGCCCAGCGTCAGCCGCGCCGTCGCGGATCTGGAGCGCAGCACCGGCCTGACGCTGTTCCGGCGCCATGCGGGCCGCGTGGTGCCGACCGAGGCCGGCATGGCGTTTTTTCGCGAGGTGGAGCGCAGCTTCCGCGGGCTCGACAGCCTGGCGCAATCGGCGCGCGAAATCCGCTTGCTGGGTTCCGGCCGCCTGCGCGTGGCGTGCATTCCGGCGCTGGCCACGACCTTGCTGCCCATCGTCATCGCCGAGTTTTGCCGCCGCTGGCCCGAGGCGGCCGTCAGCCTGGAAATGCGCAGCGAATCGACCATCGCGCGGTGGGCGTCGGCGGCCTATTGCGACGTGGGTTTCGCCAGCCTCAGGCCGGACGCCTTCGGCGTGCGCATCGAAGACCTCTACCGGGGCGCCGGCGTGTGCGCGGTGCCCCAGGCGCACAAGCTCGCCAGGCGCCGCGCGATGACGACGGCCGACCTGGCCGGCGAGCAATTGATCATCCCCTCCAGCGCGGACGTGACGCGCATCCAGTTGGACGCCATCCTGCACGCCGCCACCTCGACCCGCGTCCCGCGCATCGAGACGCCGTACGGCATGACCATCTGCGGCCTGGTGGCCGAGGGGCTGGGCGTGGGCATCGTCAATCCCTTGATCGCGGCGTACCGTCCGCCGGCCGGCGTGCGCTTCGTGCCGTTCGAGCCGGCCATCGTTTATCGCGGCTACGTCGTCCGGCCCGAGGTGGCGGACGAGAACCCGCTGGCGGACCGTTTCGTCGCGCTGGCCAGGCAGGTGCTGGCCGAGCGCTTCGACCACGTGGTCGACGTCGTGCCGGCCCGCGCCTAG
- a CDS encoding amino acid ABC transporter ATP-binding protein yields MPTSTPTPTPTSTSALLRVRGLRKHYRQLEVLKGVDLDVRQGQVMGFIGASGSGKSTFLRCLNFLEIPTAGEIALGGRNASFQPGIRRRQGDADLCAMRRDTGMVFQGFNLWPHRTALENVMEALVVVKRQPRRAAEARGMALLETVGMADKAASYPAQLSGGQQQRVGIARALATEPAVMLFDEPTSALDPERVGEVLDVMRRLAADGMTMIVVTHEMGFAREVCDEVLYLEDGVVAEQGPPSRILDEPRHPGLRRFLSRSLK; encoded by the coding sequence GTGCCTACATCTACACCTACACCCACGCCCACCTCCACATCCGCTCTGCTGCGCGTGCGCGGCTTGCGTAAACACTACCGGCAGCTCGAAGTGCTCAAGGGCGTCGACCTGGACGTCCGGCAAGGCCAGGTCATGGGTTTCATCGGCGCCAGCGGCTCCGGTAAATCAACCTTCCTGCGCTGCCTGAACTTCCTCGAAATTCCCACCGCCGGCGAGATCGCGCTGGGCGGACGCAACGCCAGTTTTCAACCCGGCATACGCCGCCGGCAAGGCGACGCCGACCTCTGCGCCATGCGGCGCGATACCGGCATGGTGTTCCAGGGTTTCAACCTGTGGCCCCACCGCACCGCCCTGGAAAACGTCATGGAGGCCCTGGTCGTGGTGAAGCGCCAGCCGCGCCGCGCGGCCGAGGCGCGCGGCATGGCGCTGCTCGAAACGGTGGGAATGGCCGACAAGGCCGCCAGCTACCCGGCCCAGCTTTCCGGCGGCCAGCAGCAGCGCGTCGGCATTGCGCGGGCCCTGGCCACCGAGCCCGCCGTCATGCTGTTCGACGAACCCACCTCCGCCCTGGATCCGGAGCGCGTGGGCGAAGTGCTGGACGTCATGCGCCGCCTGGCGGCCGACGGCATGACCATGATCGTCGTCACCCACGAAATGGGTTTTGCCAGGGAAGTGTGCGACGAAGTGCTCTACCTGGAGGACGGCGTGGTCGCCGAACAAGGGCCGCCCTCGCGCATCCTCGATGAACCGCGACACCCCGGACTGCGCCGATTCCTGTCGCGCTCGCTCAAATAA
- a CDS encoding acyl-CoA thioesterase domain-containing protein, producing MTSTVPAAALASDRPADHPILRRVLHAIHLGRAQGFHFPSNFLAISFDHVAPAGSVTTLKGAPLRADGGVDPVGLDVLADLALAASVRSALQQAVRLATVNLQLQFTGAACDGPLRAVSHFHGFLRDTAGQQAVASVSVRSGEREIALGSGTFMVLDLPPGARVPVLSAIEPPAEADWAGLALPAPGGLEESEAAIYAQALKALRTGGMENFSEAFWGFRTRASARGASGTLRNGAHLGNRVGHVQGGVLLAFAQATAQAALPGDWPVSSVTAGFVSPGEGEQLRARSRIMHRGRTTAVVRTEITGVDRRRVLEVMTTHSLRKRETAQG from the coding sequence ATGACCTCGACCGTTCCCGCCGCCGCCCTCGCCTCCGACCGCCCCGCCGACCATCCCATCCTGCGCCGGGTGCTGCACGCCATCCACCTGGGGCGCGCGCAGGGTTTCCATTTTCCCAGCAACTTCCTCGCCATCTCCTTCGACCACGTGGCGCCGGCCGGCAGCGTGACCACGCTCAAGGGCGCGCCGCTGCGCGCGGACGGCGGCGTCGACCCGGTGGGGCTCGACGTGCTGGCCGACCTGGCGCTGGCGGCCAGCGTGCGCTCCGCCCTGCAGCAGGCCGTCCGCCTGGCCACGGTCAACCTGCAACTGCAATTCACCGGCGCGGCCTGTGACGGCCCCTTGCGCGCGGTCAGCCATTTCCATGGCTTCCTGCGCGACACGGCCGGCCAGCAGGCCGTCGCCAGCGTCAGCGTGCGCAGCGGCGAGCGCGAAATCGCCCTGGGCAGCGGGACCTTCATGGTCCTGGACCTGCCTCCCGGCGCCCGCGTGCCGGTGCTGTCCGCGATCGAACCGCCGGCCGAGGCGGACTGGGCCGGCCTGGCGCTGCCCGCGCCCGGCGGGCTGGAGGAGAGCGAGGCGGCCATCTACGCCCAGGCGCTCAAGGCCTTGCGCACGGGCGGCATGGAGAATTTTTCGGAAGCCTTCTGGGGCTTTCGCACGCGGGCGTCCGCGCGAGGCGCCAGCGGCACGCTGCGCAACGGCGCCCACCTGGGCAACCGCGTCGGCCACGTGCAGGGCGGCGTCCTGCTGGCCTTCGCCCAGGCCACCGCGCAAGCGGCGCTGCCGGGCGACTGGCCCGTCAGCAGCGTGACGGCGGGCTTCGTCAGCCCGGGCGAAGGCGAGCAACTGCGGGCGCGCTCCCGCATCATGCACCGGGGCCGCACCACGGCGGTCGTGCGCACGGAAATCACCGGCGTGGACCGGCGCCGCGTGCTGGAAGTGATGACGACGCATTCGCTGCGCAAGCGCGAGACGGCCCAAGGCTGA
- a CDS encoding ABC transporter substrate-binding protein — protein sequence MRKLCLAVALAGLFATGAAVAQSTLRIGLQDDPDVLDPVRARTFVGRIVFASLCDKLIDITPDLKFVPQLAESWETSADGKTVTMKLRKGAVYHDGTPIDAASVKANLDRGRTLPDSNRKTELATVASVDAPDAQTVVIHLTEPDASLLSQLSDRAGMMMSPASFDKDPGAKPVCSGPYRFKERVQNDRIVLEKFPQYWDAADYHFDRVVFTPIPDTTVRVNNLRAGDLDIIERMAPSDVKAVKNDKNLVLAQVVGLGYQSFSINIANGARANQPAGKDKRVRQALDLAIDRDAINEVVGEGIFQPAFQGFPPASFAYDKKFERKGRDANKARALLKAAGYDRVKLEITYGNNTTNQQVYELIQAMGAEAGFDISLKPVEFASLQSALSRGDFEAGQSGWSGRVDPSGNILQYVSTKGNLNDGRYSNAEVDKLLTEARGESDTAKRKALYGQAQAILREDDPIIYLYYLPWTFAHKKTVQGFVPYPDGLIRLKGVTMAGK from the coding sequence ATGCGTAAACTCTGCCTGGCCGTGGCGCTCGCCGGCCTGTTCGCCACCGGCGCCGCCGTGGCCCAATCCACCCTGCGCATCGGCCTGCAGGACGATCCCGACGTGCTCGACCCGGTGCGGGCCCGCACCTTCGTCGGCCGCATCGTGTTCGCCTCCCTGTGCGACAAGCTGATCGATATCACGCCCGACCTGAAGTTCGTGCCGCAACTGGCCGAGTCCTGGGAGACCAGCGCGGACGGCAAGACCGTCACCATGAAGCTGCGCAAGGGCGCCGTCTACCACGACGGGACGCCCATCGACGCCGCTTCGGTCAAGGCCAACCTGGACCGCGGCCGCACCTTGCCCGACAGCAACCGCAAGACCGAACTGGCCACGGTGGCCAGCGTCGACGCGCCCGATGCGCAGACGGTGGTGATCCACCTGACCGAGCCGGACGCCTCGCTGCTGTCGCAGTTGTCGGACCGCGCCGGCATGATGATGTCGCCGGCCTCCTTCGACAAGGACCCGGGCGCCAAGCCCGTCTGTTCCGGCCCCTACCGCTTCAAGGAGCGGGTGCAGAACGACCGCATCGTGCTGGAGAAATTCCCCCAATACTGGGACGCCGCCGACTACCACTTCGACCGCGTCGTCTTCACGCCCATCCCGGACACCACCGTGCGCGTGAACAACCTGCGCGCGGGCGACCTCGACATCATCGAGCGCATGGCGCCCTCGGACGTCAAGGCCGTGAAGAACGACAAGAACCTGGTGCTGGCGCAGGTCGTCGGCCTGGGCTACCAGTCGTTCTCGATCAACATCGCCAACGGCGCGCGCGCCAACCAGCCCGCCGGCAAGGACAAGCGCGTGCGCCAGGCGCTGGACCTGGCCATCGACCGCGACGCCATCAACGAAGTGGTCGGCGAAGGCATATTCCAGCCGGCCTTCCAGGGTTTCCCGCCCGCCAGCTTCGCCTACGACAAGAAGTTCGAGCGCAAGGGCCGCGACGCGAACAAGGCCAGGGCGCTGCTGAAGGCGGCCGGCTACGACCGCGTGAAGCTGGAAATCACCTACGGCAACAACACCACCAACCAGCAGGTCTACGAGCTGATCCAGGCCATGGGCGCCGAGGCGGGCTTCGACATCTCGCTGAAGCCGGTGGAGTTCGCCTCGCTGCAGTCGGCGCTGTCGCGCGGCGATTTCGAGGCCGGCCAAAGCGGCTGGTCGGGCCGCGTGGATCCCAGCGGCAACATCCTCCAGTACGTCTCGACCAAGGGCAACCTGAACGACGGCCGCTACAGCAACGCCGAGGTCGACAAGCTGCTGACCGAGGCGCGCGGCGAATCCGATACGGCCAAGCGCAAGGCCCTGTACGGCCAGGCCCAGGCCATCCTGCGCGAGGACGACCCCATCATCTACCTGTACTACCTGCCGTGGACCTTCGCCCACAAGAAGACGGTGCAGGGCTTCGTGCCGTATCCGGACGGGCTGATCCGCCTGAAGGGCGTGACGATGGCCGGCAAGTAA
- a CDS encoding amino acid ABC transporter permease gives MNPSTYEWNFGILWQYRELFLSALGTTVYLALATIAAGVLFGAALVALRRTGFAPLVWLTTAFVELVRALPPLVLLVWIYYCMPILLGIQTSGFWTTVLALAVYSAAFYAEIFRAGLQSVEHGLNEAGLAVGMSRWQILRRIAGPLAFQRVFPPFISQCVLVVKNTSLAGYIAVNDILYVGQRVSNATFRPIEVLTVVAAVFIVVIVPLSAAAGLMEKRLRAKYAR, from the coding sequence ATGAACCCATCCACCTACGAATGGAACTTCGGCATTCTCTGGCAATACCGGGAGCTGTTCCTCAGCGCCCTGGGAACCACGGTCTACCTGGCGCTGGCCACCATTGCGGCCGGCGTCCTGTTCGGCGCCGCGCTGGTGGCCCTGCGGCGCACCGGCTTCGCGCCGCTGGTCTGGCTCACCACGGCCTTCGTCGAGCTGGTCCGCGCCTTGCCGCCGCTGGTGCTGCTGGTCTGGATCTATTACTGCATGCCTATCCTGCTGGGCATACAGACATCGGGCTTCTGGACCACCGTACTGGCCCTGGCCGTGTACTCGGCCGCCTTCTACGCGGAGATCTTCCGCGCCGGGTTGCAGTCCGTCGAGCATGGCTTGAACGAAGCGGGCCTGGCCGTGGGCATGAGCCGTTGGCAGATCCTGCGCCGCATCGCGGGGCCGCTGGCCTTCCAACGGGTATTTCCCCCGTTCATCAGCCAGTGCGTGCTGGTGGTGAAGAACACCTCGCTGGCCGGCTACATCGCCGTCAATGACATCCTGTACGTCGGACAGCGCGTGAGCAACGCCACGTTCCGCCCCATCGAGGTGCTGACCGTCGTCGCCGCGGTGTTCATCGTCGTCATCGTGCCCTTGTCGGCGGCAGCCGGCTTGATGGAGAAACGCCTGCGCGCCAAGTACGCCCGCTAA
- a CDS encoding mechanosensitive ion channel domain-containing protein, translating into MISPVIVLPSSRPGLRRRMGRAAGRMILSLAVLAGAPLLARAAEPLNGATAGNATAAGAGIAPVASGITPADAQRAIQLLQDDDAARAQTIRALKAIADTAPGASVAGAAATGPAATGATTAGSGTTAATTGGAATGATPAGTATAGAAATGTTASGAARTGAATPGTPAAGAAAAGAAAPAATTPAAAPAADASSTAIVPLEANGLTARMLRSISDWVDSVGAQVAQIREGMKAVPDMMARANRGLATEAGQRLLRQVLITLIAVFAVGLLLEWLLQRALRQPRHALAQHADEEEAAERRLQHEEERRRLQAERQQREAADEQARDRQDAEDASLRSAPPGVALVQTTRDGIARVEAVPVPLEDGAAPPEIAETSADLQARTGDDAIAATAPAAAPGTPAGVTAERTAETTAEAAAANAGANLRTDTGPAASPTKSAAASVGRDTASTAATPPASGMPATNSRTTATSGDTPAGSTTVTRSGTAATTGGAADGGATVAARDAAPDRDKTAEERDKTAEEATRNAGRHWRTIRRLPYALAALVLDLLPLALFFVAAGLMLRWLDGDDPRVHEAVSGFIHAYATTRGSMAVLRLLVSPVGHGLRILHVSETVSHRLQSGLRRIIVLALFGLALADAGQALGVGAQARLILLKGISLLVHAWIIILIFRMRRPIERILAGEPKKAGPLALLRQWLAHAWYVIAIVVVAGAWVVWALGVQDGFPKLMHFVVVSGGILIAGRVVAMLLLGALGRLFQPHATKSDGKDDAARTPAEERLAGRYFPIVRGLVTGLVFIATVLALLQVWGADVTDWFASGTLGRSIASALSTIVASIVIAILVWEAVHYAIEQRLRRWKDQGDVLRAARLRTLLPMLRTLLMIAVILVVGLTALNEIGINTTPLLAGASIIGVAVGFGSQKLVQDFITGIFLLMENAMQVGDWVTVAGVSGSVEYLSIRTVRLRGGDGSLYIVPFSSVSTVNNTNRGLGNAAVRVSVAYDTDVEQVIAELKKLGAEMREDPTYRNVILNDIEVWGVDAVDGSMVTVAGQIRCKDSGRWGVQREMNRRILDRFRELGIAIANPRASLLLTADEAPAEMPAPAGPPAAPGKNPPPRA; encoded by the coding sequence ATGATTTCACCCGTCATCGTCCTCCCCTCCTCACGCCCCGGCCTGCGCAGGCGCATGGGACGCGCGGCCGGCCGGATGATCCTGTCGCTCGCCGTCCTGGCCGGCGCGCCGCTGCTGGCGCGGGCGGCGGAACCGTTGAACGGTGCAACGGCAGGGAATGCAACCGCAGCGGGCGCAGGCATCGCGCCCGTCGCCAGCGGCATCACGCCCGCCGATGCGCAGCGTGCGATCCAGTTGTTGCAGGACGACGACGCGGCGCGGGCGCAGACGATACGGGCGCTCAAGGCCATTGCCGACACGGCCCCCGGCGCGTCCGTGGCCGGCGCGGCGGCGACAGGGCCCGCTGCGACAGGGGCAACCACAGCAGGATCGGGAACGACGGCAGCGACGACGGGCGGAGCGGCGACGGGGGCAACGCCGGCAGGAACGGCAACGGCAGGCGCAGCGGCTACAGGGACGACGGCCTCGGGCGCGGCAAGGACGGGCGCGGCCACGCCGGGGACGCCGGCGGCAGGCGCCGCGGCGGCGGGTGCTGCCGCCCCGGCCGCCACCACTCCAGCCGCTGCTCCCGCCGCCGATGCCTCATCCACCGCCATCGTCCCCCTGGAAGCGAACGGCCTGACGGCGCGCATGCTGCGCAGCATCTCCGATTGGGTGGACAGCGTCGGCGCCCAGGTGGCCCAGATCCGCGAAGGCATGAAAGCCGTGCCGGACATGATGGCGCGCGCCAACCGCGGCCTGGCCACGGAGGCCGGCCAACGGTTGCTGCGGCAGGTGCTGATCACGCTGATCGCCGTATTCGCGGTCGGGCTGCTGTTGGAGTGGTTGCTGCAACGCGCCCTGCGGCAACCCCGCCATGCGCTTGCCCAGCACGCGGACGAGGAAGAAGCCGCCGAACGGCGCCTGCAGCACGAGGAAGAACGACGGCGCCTGCAGGCAGAACGGCAGCAGCGGGAAGCCGCCGACGAACAGGCCCGCGACCGGCAGGACGCCGAGGACGCCAGCCTGCGCTCGGCGCCGCCCGGCGTGGCCTTGGTGCAGACGACGCGCGACGGCATTGCACGCGTCGAGGCCGTGCCGGTGCCGCTGGAGGATGGCGCGGCGCCGCCGGAGATCGCGGAGACCTCGGCGGATCTCCAGGCACGGACGGGCGATGACGCAATCGCCGCCACGGCGCCGGCCGCCGCCCCTGGCACGCCAGCGGGGGTGACGGCAGAGAGGACAGCAGAGACGACGGCAGAGGCAGCGGCGGCGAACGCCGGCGCCAACCTCCGTACGGATACGGGCCCGGCCGCAAGCCCCACCAAATCCGCGGCCGCAAGCGTAGGCCGCGACACCGCCTCCACAGCCGCCACACCTCCCGCGAGCGGTATGCCCGCGACAAACAGCCGCACGACGGCAACGAGCGGCGACACGCCTGCCGGCAGCACGACGGTGACACGCAGCGGCACAGCGGCAACGACCGGCGGCGCGGCCGATGGCGGCGCGACGGTCGCCGCGCGCGATGCCGCGCCGGACCGCGACAAGACCGCGGAGGAGCGCGACAAGACCGCCGAGGAAGCCACCCGCAACGCCGGCCGCCATTGGCGCACGATCCGCCGCCTGCCCTACGCGCTGGCCGCGCTGGTGCTGGACCTGCTGCCCCTGGCGCTGTTCTTCGTCGCCGCGGGCTTGATGCTGCGCTGGCTGGACGGCGACGATCCCCGCGTCCATGAGGCGGTCAGCGGCTTCATCCATGCCTACGCGACCACCCGCGGCAGCATGGCCGTGCTGCGCCTGCTGGTCTCGCCGGTGGGCCACGGCCTGCGCATCCTGCACGTGTCCGAGACGGTTTCGCACCGGCTGCAATCCGGGCTGCGCCGCATCATCGTGCTGGCGCTGTTCGGCCTGGCGCTGGCCGACGCGGGCCAGGCCCTGGGCGTGGGCGCGCAAGCGCGCCTCATCCTGCTCAAGGGCATTTCCCTGCTCGTGCACGCCTGGATCATCATCCTCATCTTCCGCATGCGCCGTCCGATAGAACGCATCCTGGCCGGCGAGCCGAAGAAAGCCGGCCCCCTGGCCTTGCTGCGGCAATGGCTGGCGCACGCCTGGTACGTCATCGCCATCGTGGTGGTCGCCGGCGCCTGGGTCGTCTGGGCCCTGGGCGTGCAGGACGGCTTTCCCAAGCTGATGCACTTCGTGGTGGTCAGCGGCGGCATCCTCATCGCCGGACGCGTCGTCGCCATGCTGCTGCTGGGCGCGCTGGGCCGCCTGTTCCAGCCGCACGCGACGAAAAGCGACGGCAAGGACGACGCGGCCCGCACGCCGGCCGAGGAACGCCTGGCCGGCCGCTACTTTCCGATCGTGCGCGGGCTGGTGACGGGGCTGGTCTTCATCGCCACCGTGCTGGCCCTGCTGCAAGTCTGGGGCGCCGACGTGACGGACTGGTTCGCCAGCGGCACGCTGGGCCGCAGCATCGCCTCGGCGCTGTCGACCATCGTGGCCTCCATCGTCATCGCCATCCTGGTGTGGGAGGCCGTGCACTACGCCATCGAACAACGCCTGCGGCGCTGGAAGGACCAGGGCGACGTGCTGCGCGCGGCGCGCCTGCGCACCCTGCTGCCGATGCTGCGCACGCTGCTGATGATCGCCGTGATACTGGTGGTCGGCCTGACGGCGTTGAACGAAATCGGCATCAACACCACGCCGTTGCTGGCGGGCGCCAGCATCATAGGCGTGGCCGTGGGTTTCGGCTCGCAGAAGCTGGTGCAGGATTTCATCACCGGCATCTTCCTGCTGATGGAAAACGCGATGCAGGTGGGCGACTGGGTGACCGTCGCCGGCGTGTCCGGCAGCGTGGAATACCTGTCCATCCGCACGGTGCGGCTGCGCGGCGGCGACGGTTCGCTGTACATCGTGCCGTTCAGTTCGGTATCGACGGTGAACAACACGAACCGCGGCCTGGGCAACGCTGCCGTGCGCGTCAGCGTGGCCTACGACACCGACGTCGAACAGGTGATCGCGGAACTGAAGAAGCTGGGCGCCGAAATGCGCGAGGACCCCACCTACCGCAACGTCATCCTCAACGACATCGAAGTGTGGGGCGTGGACGCGGTGGACGGCTCCATGGTCACCGTGGCGGGCCAGATCCGCTGCAAGGACTCCGGCCGCTGGGGCGTGCAGCGCGAGATGAACCGGCGCATCCTCGATCGCTTCCGCGAATTGGGCATCGCCATCGCCAACCCGCGCGCCAGCCTGCTGTTGACGGCGGACGAAGCGCCGGCGGAGATGCCGGCCCCTGCGGGGCCGCCGGCCGCCCCGGGGAAAAATCCGCCGCCGCGCGCCTGA
- a CDS encoding transporter substrate-binding domain-containing protein gives MYKAIRRTGAVASLCLAAVFANAPAQAQSAGDLQRIVDAKVVRVGAIEAPPWYHQDLLTNKWTGIVPETAEALFGYIGVKVEYVPTDWGTAVAGLQSNKFDLVGAFTATPARALAVDFSQSVGFVPTGVVSLKPELAGVKEWSALNKPEVKIAAVDGAATTRGVEGLLPKASWTLVKTNDAMLLELESGRADVAISNQPTLLQYVAAKKKGNISLPVPARGTTAPFALRKEANPQLRNWLDTTLQYAKADGVVQKIWEKYLPAGN, from the coding sequence ATGTACAAAGCAATCCGCCGTACCGGCGCCGTGGCCTCGCTCTGCCTGGCCGCCGTGTTCGCCAACGCGCCCGCGCAGGCGCAAAGCGCGGGCGATCTTCAACGCATCGTCGACGCCAAGGTCGTGCGCGTCGGCGCGATCGAGGCGCCGCCCTGGTACCACCAGGATCTACTGACCAACAAATGGACGGGCATCGTCCCGGAAACGGCCGAAGCGCTGTTCGGCTATATCGGCGTGAAGGTCGAGTACGTGCCCACCGACTGGGGGACCGCGGTGGCCGGGCTGCAATCGAACAAGTTCGACCTGGTGGGCGCGTTCACCGCCACGCCGGCGCGCGCGCTGGCCGTCGACTTTTCCCAATCCGTGGGCTTCGTGCCGACCGGGGTTGTCAGCCTCAAGCCGGAGCTGGCCGGCGTCAAGGAATGGTCGGCGCTGAACAAGCCGGAAGTCAAGATCGCCGCCGTGGACGGGGCCGCGACCACCCGTGGGGTGGAAGGCCTGCTGCCCAAGGCCAGTTGGACGCTGGTCAAGACCAACGACGCCATGCTGCTGGAACTGGAGAGCGGGCGCGCCGACGTGGCGATTTCCAACCAGCCCACCCTGCTGCAATACGTCGCGGCGAAGAAGAAGGGCAATATTTCCCTGCCCGTCCCCGCGCGCGGCACCACCGCGCCTTTCGCCCTGCGCAAGGAAGCCAATCCGCAGTTGCGCAATTGGCTGGACACCACGCTGCAATACGCCAAGGCCGACGGCGTCGTGCAGAAGATCTGGGAAAAGTACTTGCCCGCGGGCAATTGA
- a CDS encoding PaaI family thioesterase: MNDARAADRPAAIALPDFLRMMEAQHPFATLLGIRIETIGHGTARAVLPENPAHQRLGGIVAGPMLMALADVALYAAVVGATGDSHAVTASLTINFLRKCPAGEVVAEARLLKTGRLCAGDVLLAPRGGEPVAQAVSTWAVPPARRPAA, encoded by the coding sequence ATGAACGACGCCCGCGCCGCGGATCGTCCCGCCGCCATCGCCCTGCCCGATTTCCTGCGCATGATGGAGGCGCAGCATCCTTTCGCGACGCTGCTGGGCATCCGCATCGAAACCATCGGCCACGGCACGGCGCGCGCCGTCCTGCCGGAGAATCCAGCGCACCAGCGCCTGGGCGGCATCGTGGCCGGTCCCATGCTGATGGCGCTGGCCGACGTGGCGCTGTATGCGGCGGTGGTCGGCGCCACCGGCGACAGCCACGCGGTGACCGCCAGCCTGACCATCAACTTCCTGCGCAAATGCCCCGCCGGAGAGGTGGTGGCCGAAGCGCGCCTGCTGAAGACCGGCCGCCTGTGCGCCGGCGACGTATTGCTGGCGCCGCGCGGCGGCGAGCCGGTGGCCCAGGCGGTGAGCACCTGGGCCGTGCCGCCCGCCCGGCGTCCCGCGGCTTAG
- a CDS encoding PQQ-dependent sugar dehydrogenase, producing MSIPIRRRSRAASWRKHLRALALVAATAVLSIQASHAAAPRNEGERPYDRETPFAVQPVATFDMPWALAFLPDGRMLVTEKTGHLYVVTAQGAKQRIAGVPAVTYSGQNGLLDVVLSPTWQDDKTIYLSYVEAGPGANLALARARLDLDGAALRDLRVIWRATPDGDKRGGGAGGQPGGIITFSPDGRYLFLTSGDRMRPRTAQDPDLPLGKVLRMFPDGRVPPDNPWAKEGGARALTWSLGHRNPYGLAYAPDGRLWLHEMGPMGGDELNLEEAGKNYGWPVVSYGDNYNGTPIPRPPTHPEFQEPVLYWTPVIAPAGMIFYKGAMFPQWRGSAFIGGLRAQALVRVAFDGHGGAREENRWNMGARIRAVAEGPDGALWLLEDSSEGRLLRLTPRRE from the coding sequence ATGTCCATACCCATCCGACGCCGGTCTCGGGCCGCTTCCTGGCGCAAGCATCTGCGCGCCCTTGCGCTAGTGGCCGCCACGGCCGTCCTATCCATCCAGGCCAGCCATGCCGCCGCGCCGCGCAACGAAGGCGAACGCCCTTATGACCGCGAAACTCCCTTCGCGGTGCAGCCGGTCGCGACTTTCGACATGCCGTGGGCGCTCGCCTTCCTGCCGGACGGCCGCATGCTGGTCACGGAGAAGACCGGCCATCTGTACGTGGTGACGGCGCAGGGCGCGAAGCAGCGCATCGCGGGCGTGCCGGCGGTGACCTACAGCGGACAGAACGGGCTGCTGGACGTGGTGTTGAGTCCCACATGGCAGGACGACAAGACCATCTACCTGAGCTACGTCGAAGCGGGCCCCGGCGCCAATCTCGCGCTGGCGCGCGCGCGGCTGGACCTGGACGGCGCGGCCCTGCGCGACCTGCGCGTGATCTGGCGCGCCACGCCGGACGGCGACAAGCGCGGCGGCGGCGCGGGCGGCCAGCCGGGCGGCATCATCACGTTCTCGCCCGACGGCCGCTATCTGTTCCTGACCTCCGGCGACCGCATGCGGCCGCGCACCGCGCAGGATCCCGACCTGCCATTGGGCAAGGTGCTGCGCATGTTCCCGGACGGCCGCGTGCCGCCGGACAACCCCTGGGCCAAGGAAGGCGGCGCGCGCGCCTTGACGTGGAGCCTGGGGCATCGCAATCCCTACGGCCTGGCGTATGCGCCGGACGGCCGCCTCTGGCTGCACGAGATGGGGCCCATGGGCGGCGACGAACTGAATCTGGAGGAAGCGGGCAAGAACTATGGATGGCCGGTGGTTTCGTATGGCGACAACTACAACGGCACGCCCATTCCGCGTCCTCCCACGCATCCCGAATTCCAGGAACCGGTGTTGTACTGGACGCCGGTCATCGCGCCGGCGGGCATGATCTTCTACAAGGGCGCCATGTTTCCGCAATGGCGGGGCTCGGCCTTCATCGGCGGCCTGCGCGCGCAGGCCCTGGTGCGCGTCGCCTTCGACGGGCACGGCGGGGCCCGCGAGGAGAACCGCTGGAACATGGGCGCGCGCATCCGCGCCGTGGCAGAAGGGCCCGACGGGGCCCTGTGGCTGCTGGAGGACAGCAGCGAGGGGCGGCTGCTGCGGCTGACGCCGAGGCGGGAGTAG